In Desulfomonilia bacterium, a single genomic region encodes these proteins:
- a CDS encoding phosphomannose isomerase type II C-terminal cupin domain, with protein MKIGFLIKEDTQHENLIESLKSRGCDTISYITRDHLEPIDIMELSRFIYETDCDIIHNESGTIPLVFNPWIKIPLLTVLSTSLSDDDLQIIKTSCRKCYFASADMSIVPNEILDRTFPVSSPDITESYYGIYENIKKETATIDRRPWGFYEIISDKDDHKVKRITVNPGKRLSLQSHKRRSEHWIIVSGRGVVTLNNNNYDLGEGESIDIMKGAAHRIANPGDSPLIFIEIQMGDYFGEDDIVRLEDDFGRA; from the coding sequence ATGAAGATAGGTTTTCTTATCAAAGAAGATACGCAGCATGAAAACCTTATCGAAAGCCTTAAAAGCAGAGGCTGCGATACAATAAGTTATATAACACGTGATCATCTGGAACCAATTGATATAATGGAGCTTTCCAGATTCATTTATGAAACCGACTGTGATATTATACATAATGAATCAGGGACAATTCCTCTTGTTTTTAATCCCTGGATAAAAATACCTCTTCTTACTGTCTTAAGTACTTCCCTGAGTGATGATGATCTGCAGATTATAAAAACATCATGCAGGAAATGCTATTTTGCATCCGCAGATATGTCTATTGTTCCAAATGAAATATTGGACAGGACGTTTCCTGTAAGCAGTCCGGATATAACTGAATCATATTATGGAATTTATGAGAATATCAAAAAAGAAACGGCAACAATTGACAGAAGGCCCTGGGGCTTTTACGAGATTATTTCAGATAAAGATGATCACAAGGTAAAGAGAATTACGGTGAATCCCGGAAAAAGACTCAGTCTCCAGTCTCATAAAAGGAGATCCGAGCACTGGATAATAGTATCAGGCAGGGGAGTCGTCACCCTTAACAACAATAATTATGATCTTGGAGAAGGTGAATCAATCGATATAATGAAAGGGGCTGCTCATCGTATTGCAAATCCGGGTGATTCCCCGCTTATATTCATTGAAATCCAGATGGGTGATTACTTTGGTGAGGATGATATTGTAAGACTGGAGGATGATTTTGGGAGGGCATGA